A segment of the Dermacentor andersoni chromosome 5, qqDerAnde1_hic_scaffold, whole genome shotgun sequence genome:
AGGCGCTCGTTGCTTCAGTGCGATTAGCGTTTGCTCGGCTGGCGTTCTGACAACATGTGGCGGCATGTTTGCGCCATGTGGTGGACGCTGGGACATGCGCCCATGGCCTAATGGTCCAGCGTCTGGCTACTGTGCCAGGGCTCCTCTGTTTTAATCCTGCTACCGGTCAATTTTATTTTGAACATATTTGAAACGTCATGGCGACCAGTTGTCCTAGTAGCACATATCGGATCACGTTTGGTGGCTACGCGATCTCAGGAATCGGCCACGATAAGAGGCTAGAAATATACCCGATGAAGAAATGTGGTGGTAACTCGCTACGAAAGACTTTACCTCAAACACTGAATATTCTTACGAGGGCAAAGCCCCCAAGTCCCGGCTTTCTTCGCAGGCTCAGGCCTCCTGTCCGAGCACATTCATGAAAGGCCGCATTGAAGGTAGGCACCGTATTTGACTTTTGTAGATGGAGGAGTTCACTCCTCCCAGCTGCCGGGGCGCTTTTTCGGTGGCAATATTGAGGGACTTGTGATTTGAGGACGGAGACGGCGGGGCAGGCTCCCCAGCGCAATACGGCACAGCATAAAACGGGAACGTGACTGTCACAAAAGCACCACGCGCTTTCTCTCCCCCCTCTACACTTTCTAATGAAACATTTCAAGGGTCGCTTTCAAGCACTCTACATAGAGCTCTCTCATGTTGCGGTTTACGGTCGGCTGGTCAAAACCAAGTGCTCAGAATGCATTCGTCTGGTTCATTCAGAGCACAGCGTTCTATGTCGAAGGGCCCGAAGCACGACCGAGTTCCGACGAAATTCTCATCACGTGGCCGCTACGATTGCACTGGGAGCAGCTGAGCGTTTGTCTCTGGTGTGTTTTATCTGATTGGCTTCAATATCGTAAGGCCTCTGCATCGCTGCAAGCCGATTCGAAGCGTGGTAAGAATCAGTCGAACATATGCCACAAGTTTACACCATTATTAGCAACAGTAggagtaaaacacgttgtggggctagttggtgcatagctttcaatagattaagcgccaaaagtgacggcacacaagaagaaatacatacaggacaaggcgctacttgcaactgtttattgaaatgacaggtggctgattatatagccatgaggagaggggaacgaaaaaaaggagggacactaaatatgtgaatgcgcacgtgcgagaacactgaagatagagGGAATCatgcttaatctaaatctaaaacttatctaaaaacatactttcattcgagtatatattcaaagacggggtactgatacagttgtcccctcttttcttaatctcgttggcctccaacaattcccgcgcaacagaatctctacttttatacatgattgtcgtatcatgaagcctcacttcacatacccgttcatcctcatttccgcaggccttgcaatgaagcggcaagtttgaaccatatccatttttcaatgatagcttatgctcccgcaggcgttcattaatacatcgcccatacagacaggaagcgccttgtcctgtctgtatttcttcttgtgtgccgtcacttttggcgcttaatctattgaaaacAGTAGGAGACGCGGCGTCACTTCTAAAAGTTAAGCATGGGCTATCACTGCAGTGGCACATGCTCCTTATTATTATACCAAATACGTTATACTGCATAGCTCCAGCAAGACGTTGGCGTACGACATAAAAGCCCATTTTTCAGCGTGTAAAGCTTCATTTAAATGTGACCCTACACGGAGAAAACTTAAAGTACCCTTCAATCACCTTCTCCAAGCTTCTTTCCAGTCACTTGACCACGTCGTGACGCTGAATGAGTCATGGAATTGATGTCACCTTGGTCAAAGCTGTCAGTTACTCTATATAACGGGAACATGACTTGCAATCCATCTGCTAGCGtttgccatgcagtcgcacactTATCTTCGTCGTGTTGCTTGCCTCTCGGGCGCATTCGCATGATTTCATATTTTGTAACGTGTGTTGCACTGCGCGTGCGCTGGCCCCAGTGTGCAACCGAAAAGTGCGAGGACCTGATAAGTGAAGTTTGGTGGTGTtttcaagcataaaaaaaaaggggggggggggggggtgggtaGCGCCGATGTGATGTTGTATCCACATATCCTCCAGAGAAGCACGCGGTGAGGAGGGGACTGCGCCAATGGGGAGATTTGCGAAGGCGAGAGAGAAATGAATCGCTCGTCTTCGTGatcagagtggcttaggggcgcACTAACATGCATAAACAATCGTAGTACACCAGCGTCTTTCTATTGAGAGCATTATCTAAATGTGCTCATCGAAGAAGAAATTGAACTTCAGATGTAGCGATATGAGAACATATACATACAAAGTTGTATAGGTATGTTTGTATGTGTGCTTATAGTCTCTGCCTTCTTGCGTACTTGTCAGGAACAGTGTGAAGTTGGACAAATGGTGCAGCAGGCGATTATCATAAAGTAGTTTTTCATCATCACTACTCATTCGTTTCTACTTTCATGTGTTTTCCCCTTCCCCTCTACCCCCGTGTGAAGTAGCAGACCAGAGACACGCTTCTCTAGGCAACCTCTCCGCTTTTCTTCTCAttaaacattgtttttttttctatctgtCTCAGTAGCATGGTCGCTTAGGCACGGTGACATTGTGGCGAATTCTGAACCATTTCGCCCAACAGCGAGCAATCATGGCAGAGGTATCCGGATTTAGAAATTTTTGTTCTATCAGCGCTCCTACGCCTGTGTTCTTGGTGACGTCAAACATGCAGAATGAACGACACGGTCAAATTCACTGTGAAATATGTCATTATATGTGCCAGCTATGCTTAAAAAATTAATATTCTTTACCAAAGCTTCCGCTTTGCATTCTTCACGCTTGTCTTTCCTAAAGAAGCCCCAAGAAATTTGAGGACGTAATAGAAAATTTTGTATTTTAGATGTATTTTTTTACTTGCACACAGTTGAGTTCCTTGTTGCTATTAAGATGAATTTGTATTTACACTCTGGAGTTCGTCCTTAGGCTGTGTGATAGCGGAAAAATAATAGATATAGGTAGATTACTTAAAGGACAAGTGACTCAAAATCTGAGTGAAAATTGCGGATATCGAACTACAAGAGCTTTTACATGTAAAAAATACGTGTTTCGCAGCCAGGTCAATTTCATGCACTTGATGAATATGCTCCGCTGATTGAACGAAAAGCCGGAAGCTAGTCCTAATTGTTAAGTAACTACGGTGCAGTTATTTACAGTTCCATTTTTTCTAATCAGTATATTGCTAAAGCTTTCACTATGTGAGTACCGATGTATCAACTACTTGACTATGCTTTATAATACCTGAACGACCTTGCGCTTGGCTTTAGGATCCGCATATTACTAGGCACCCGTTCACAAGCGGCGTAAGCATTCAGCAAATGGGTGGTCCTTACAAATGAGACTGAGTTAGTGTGTGTCCTTCTCTCAGCCCTCCTCTTATAGTGAACAAATATGACTGACTGACTTTACGTGCTATACGTATCTTGCAGagccttttttgttgttattgtagGAAATAAAAGCAAGTtcaaaccatatatatatatatatatatatatatatatatatatatattattttgtttattatagATTGGACATGTTTGCGACAAGCGGATAATgtcgccggcttctccacaaCATTAAATTTCTAAATTATTGAAGGATTAGCGCAGGGAATCGCGTGCAGAACCTGGATACGCTCTGGCAGTGGGAGTTAGGTTGCAAGGTGATGTGCGGGTGCATATGTGATGCTTGTAGCACCAAAGACATGAATCCATCTTCGTAACTTGCTTAAATAACTCCCCCAGAACAAAGTTTCTGTATTCTTATTGTTTTTAAACCACAATGGAGCTGCTTAGCGTAGTCATTCACTAGGGGGCTGCGTAGTCCATGTCTTTTTTTCCAGTTTCTGGCGATGTTCCGATTCCGTCTACAAATAAGtagtaaaaggaaaaaaagaagttcgcTTACCTGTGGCACTGAGAGCCGTACCCTCATTGAATGGCCCGGGTAGATTCTAGAACGAATAACTAAGTACTCCGATTCATTTAACAAGAAAACTGGCCAATTACAAAAAGTGAATATTGGATATTTATTGCCAAAGCTGAATGAATCTGCTCAAAGGTTGGTTCCTATTGTCGAATTCGATTCGACGCAGCGACTGCTCTCACGGCATTAGGTGGCTGACATACGGATTTCAGTCGTCGCTCAAGAGTTCATCACTTTCCGTTGCTCGCGGAGAACTAATGTCCTGCTGGACACGTAGCCGTGCTTGACTGTCGTCGACGATTTCTTGCACGTGTCCTCTTGACGTCGAATGCTGATTATGCGAACGGCCGGCACCTGGTTGGACGGCCGTGGCGACTGTCAGCAGGCTGCCGCAGTTGCGCACTGCCACACATGGCACACCAGCCCGGGAAGATTCAACACGTGAGCTTGTTCTTTCTCCATATCGGACAGCAGTGTACCCACTAGTGTATACGCCACCATAGACGCCACGACTGCCACCGGAACCGCGACTAAAGCCACGGCTATTCTCACTCTCATCGTTGGCTTCATTCCTGCTTCTGTCTCCACCGCTGCCGCTTCTTACACTACTTCCACTACCGCTTCCCCCACCACTTCCACCACCGCTTCCACCACCGCTTCCACCACCGCTTCCACCACCGCTTCCACCTccatatcctcctcctccgcttcctgCTTCACTGCCGCTCTCTGCTGTGTTTCCGCCTCGATATCCACCAGTTTCGCCGTCAGTTTCACTCACGCTTATGTCTCCTCTTCTACTGCCATATCCACTGCTTCTGCTAGTTTCACTGTCACTTTCGGCTCCATTCACAACCCTACTTCTGCTTCCATAGCCACCACCGTGTCCTCCACCGTAACCACTACCGTATGCATTATCACTACCACGGCGGTATGCATTATCACTACCAGTTTCATTGCTGCCTCTTCCCCGCCCGTAGCCATTGCCGCTCCTGATATTAGGGGCGCTTTCGCTGCCTATGACGATGCTACTATGGCCTCCATAGCTGCCCCCGTAGCCGCCTCCGTAACCTCCTCCGTAACCACCCCCGTAACCACTTCCGTATCCACCTCCAGATCCGCTGCCGTTGCCCCTGTCACTTCCGAGGCTGCTTACGACCCGTCTCTGTGCTCCATAACCACCACCGTAGTCATCTCCATAGCCGCCTCCGTATCTGTTGCCACTTCCGGTATCATTCCTGCCTACATTGCCATGTTCGCTGCCACGTCTTGTGTCAGTAACACTTTCTCCAGCATTCATGACCCTGGTGCCCTCTACATAACCACCACGGTAGCCACCTCCATGTCCACCTCCGTAGCCACCTCCATGTATGCTACCACTTGCAGTTCCACTGTTGCTGCCACTGGCGTATCCACTGCCACTTGAGGTGTCAGTGCCGTTTTCTTCAGCATTCAGTACCCTACTATGCCCTCCATAGCCACCTCCGTAGCCACCTCCGTAGCCACCTCCGTAGCCACCTCCATAGCCACCTCCGTAGCCACTTCTGTAGCCAGCTCCAGAACGAGTTCCAGATCCGCTGGCACTACCTGCCTCATTTCTGCGGTCGTTGCCGCGGACGTATGCGCTCTCACTTCTGGAATTGCTGTCACTTTCGGCACCGCTCACTCCTGCACTGATTTCTGCATGGCGGCCACCGTAGCCACCTCCGTAACCACCTCCGTAACTACTTCCATAGCCGCCTCTGTATGTGCTGCCCCTACCACTTTCATTTGCACTTCCTCCAACGTGACCACTCCCGCTTCTGGTATGAGTGGTGCTTGTGCCCCTCGTTGCTGTTGCTTCATAACTTCCACCGTAACTGCCTCCGTATCCCCCTCCGTAGCCTCCTCCGTATCTTGTAACACTTCCTGTTTCATTACGGCTTCTACTTCCGCCTCTACGTAAATCGCTGCTTCGTTCACCACTACTCACGACCCTACTGTGGCTTCCAAGACTGCTACTGTGTCCACCTCCGTAGCCGCCACCGAAGCCACCTCCATGTCCGCTGCTGCTGCTAGTTTCGTTGGTGCTTCCACCTGCGCTTCCACCACTTTGTCCGTTGCTGCCTCTGATATCACTGCCACTTTCTCCACTTGTGACGACCCTACTTTGGCCTCCATAACCACCACCATAGCCGCCTCCATAACCACCACCATAGCCACCTCCATATCCACCTCCGTAACCACCTCCGTAACCACCGCCATAACCGCCTCCGTAGCCACCACCATAACCACCTCCGTAACCACCACCGTAGCCACCTCCATAGCTACCTCCATAGCCGCCACCATAGCCACCACTGTAGCTGCCTCCGTAAGCACCATTGTAAGCACCCGAGGCGAGCCTACGAGTTATTTCAGCAGAACTAGACTCGCCGGTAACGGGGTCCTGCCCAGCCAATCCAAGGGGAAGCCTGTCGTGGTTATCTTCCGACGGCCACCATCTAAAGTGTCTTCTGGTGATGCTGCGACCTGATGCGGCTCCCCAACATAGGATGACGCATGCTAAGAACTGAAAAGAGAATGGGATTCTTTTGTACATGTACTGCTATCTGTGCTCAATACTTATCGTTATGTAGGCTGTAGTTATCACTATCAGCATTGTCGTATCACTTTTTTCATAATAATTATACACCAGCACGCATCTCTTTCGTTCGTACGTACTTTAAGTATCCGCCAAATATTTTTCAAACCTTTAAGTGTGACATTTGTCGATACCATTCATGGTAGTTACAGAGCGACAGACACGGACAAGTGTAATAGAAGGCGACACAATacggcgctgactaacaactgttCATCGGAAGAAGACAACCAATATATAAGACTTGTCACATAATCAACCTCCAGCCTTCGCCGGCATACACAGATAAACTATATCAAAAACAACCTTTATACAGCAGATGGCGCATGTTTCGATGGTGAAACGCATGTCGCGACTCTATGTCACGACAAAGAAATTACTATGGCACGAGGTAATTCATTCTCGTTACCCAAGATCTAACGAGGCAACCTCGTCATCTTGCAGGGGAATGGATGGctggctggctaacacatagttAGCAAGATGGTCATGGGACGGCAATGAAGAGCCATTCATGAAAGACAAAAACGTCGTGAAAACGTCATTACAATGTCTGGTGCCACTTCTCTTACTGTTTCGCTGAAAAATTTCATAATTAGGAGAAAGTTTGTATTTTGCCCGTGTTATGAAAATATCTTGATATCTTTATAATTTGCTCAAAGCGTCTTCAAATTCCTATCTTGTTTTCGAGGACAGGCATTAAAGACTCGGAAGTTAGTATGCGTGGGTACTATAGTTAAAAAATGTTTGTGTAATTCGGTTAACGAAAAAGCAAACGTTATTTTCCTAAATCTGTTAAACAACCTTAGGTAATTATTCTGAGCTCAATAGGAAAGATTATGCGAACGTTGGAGTGGTTCGCTGTCTTCATTAAGGTTTAACCATCAGAGTAAAATCGCATGTTGTCTCAAGGCTATTGAAGCACAAAAAGATTTTCCGCTCAAGTCATATCCTGTCAGTGAGTGAGATATGCAAATAATCATCCTAATGAATTGAAATGCGCAAAGAAAATCATTGAACGGAGCGTCTGTTCCACCAAAGTAGACGAAACTTGGGCCTTCCATAACTCTGTAGCCGGCTTCTGAAGCTGAAGTAGTCCCAAAGGTACGTTTTGGAATTTATAGTCGCTGCTACACATGCAAGTGAACCCGACAACGTAACAATGCACTCGAATAATTTTCACGTTGAATGTATGCTGATATTACGGGAAGGAGGtaaaactaaaaagaaagaaaaaagaaacaaaaaaggcttACACACTTTCACTCGAGTTATCATAAAAAATTTTAGTCAGCGTAGCTTCGAAGCATCTTGAATATTGGGGATGAAGGTCTTGCTTTAGGCCGACTCTGATTTATAATGATTCGAGCAAATTTTcacgaatagcaaatatcacaCTCTGCACTCACCGCTGACTTCATTTTAGCGCAGCGCTTGCTCGGCGTGGCCTCCGACACTGAATGAAATCGGAGTCTCTGTGCTCGTCAAGCGCAGTGCTGCGTAATATTTTCACTCGCAGGGGAAATTTCCTCACGCGCCCATCAGTGCAGCATTTCGCTCAGCACCACGGCCTTACACTGTCGGAAGACCCCGCAACGTAAGACTCCTGGGCATGGCCGCCTAGTTGGCAATCTCTGCATGGTGGTCTTACTGTGGTATCAGGTTCGGGTTTTAGCGTGCTGTTGCGAAATGTCCCACAACGTCTGGCACCTCATTTCTGAGGAAACCCCTGGAAAGCTCACGTTTCGTCTGTTGACAAGACAGCGGCAGATTACGATGGTGATGGTTTCGCATTTCTCGACCGATACCTGCTGCAAGATAAATGGTTGTTCTAAGTATGCTTGGACCAGTTAATGCAGTTAAAATGTAAGCCAGTCGTCACGGTGGCGTAGCGGCTAAGGCGTTGTGCAACTAAGCCGAGGGCGCGGCATCGAATTctggccgcggcggcggcataTGGGCAtgaaacgcaaaaacgcccgtgtaccatgcattgagtgaaggttaaagagccccaggtggtcaagattaatccgcAGTCtctcactacagcatgcctcataatcaaataatGGTTTGGGTACGTAAAAACACACTTTCATTTCTTTAAACGTTAGCCAAGTAGAAGCCGGCACTGCTTCATGAATGTAGATTCTGTGGTGCAAGGTACCTTTGACACACACATCTGATTCGGCATCTTATCCTGAGGTGTGAAGTTTGCGTGTGCGTTATTTGGACGCAGTGTACATCGTATCGCCAACATCACCCCGTCGTTTGCGTGCTGACGCAGTTAACCTTGCAATAACGGGATTTTTTGTCGCCGCTAAGTACCAGTACAACCTTCAGATATCAGCGCTATAATAAGACATCGAGAAACTTTGTGCGAATTCGCAACAATCTCGATGAAAAGCGCCATGCTTTATGTACCAAGTTGTTCATGATTGACTGAAACGAAAAGTTCGTTGAAGGAGGTAGAATTGGCTTGATTTTGCGCCATTCTGGCCTTGGATCCATGTGCCTTAATGTCAACTCATTTCATTTCTTCTATGTGCCCTTACTTTATTGTAGTTATGTGGCTAGGCTTTGTGTGGACTTCAGTGTGGTTATTAGACTGCACTGGTATCTGTGGTTTTTTTTGCGTCTTTTTTGATAGTTTATCTGACATGACTTTATGACTGAGTGAGTGTGATCTTATGCTACTTTTTCCATATGTGTGACCTTCATTCTTAGCCTTTCAATTTGAAACTAGTAGCCGTAGCAAATCAAAGGCGGCAAC
Coding sequences within it:
- the LOC126531681 gene encoding uncharacterized protein, with product MKSAFLACVILCWGAASGRSITRRHFRWWPSEDNHDRLPLGLAGQDPVTGESSSAEITRRLASGAYNGAYGGSYSGGYGGGYGGSYGGGYGGGYGGGYGGGYGGGYGGGYGGGYGGGYGGGYGGGYGGGYGGGYGGQSRVVTSGESGSDIRGSNGQSGGSAGGSTNETSSSSGHGGGFGGGYGGGHSSSLGSHSRVVSSGERSSDLRRGGSRSRNETGSVTRYGGGYGGGYGGSYGGSYEATATRGTSTTHTRSGSGHVGGSANESGRGSTYRGGYGSSYGGGYGGGYGGRHAEISAGVSGAESDSNSRSESAYVRGNDRRNEAGSASGSGTRSGAGYRSGYGGGYGGGYGGGYGGGYGGGYGGHSRVLNAEENGTDTSSGSGYASGSNSGTASGSIHGGGYGGGHGGGYRGGYVEGTRVMNAGESVTDTRRGSEHGNVGRNDTGSGNRYGGGYGDDYGGGYGAQRRVVSSLGSDRGNGSGSGGGYGSGYGGGYGGGYGGGYGGSYGGHSSIVIGSESAPNIRSGNGYGRGRGSNETGSDNAYRRGSDNAYGSGYGGGHGGGYGSRSRVVNGAESDSETSRSSGYGSRRGDISVSETDGETGGYRGGNTAESGSEAGSGGGGYGGGSGGGSGGGSGGGSGGGSGGGSGSGSSVRSGSGGDRSRNEANDESENSRGFSRGSGGSRGVYGGVYTSGYTAVRYGERTSSRVESSRAGVPCVAVRNCGSLLTVATAVQPGAGRSHNQHSTSRGHVQEIVDDSQARLRVQQDISSPRATESDELLSDD